The Pseudogulbenkiania sp. MAI-1 sequence CCAGCATCTTCGGCACCTCGGGCAGGAAGTGGAGCACCGACGAGCACCAGATGAGGTCGTAGCCTTCCCCGATCCCATCATGCAGGATGTCCCCGCCCCTGCTTTCCAGGCGGTGCTCGAGGCCGGCCCGGCGGATGGACTGCTGCGCCACCGCCGCCGTCGCCGGCAGATCGAAGACCACGCCCTGCCATTCCGGGAAATGCTGCGCCAGGGCGACGGCCACCTTGCCCGGCCCGCCACCCAGGTCGAGAAAACGGCGTCCCCCGCTCAGCCCCTCCAAGCGACGGACGCAGGCCAGTGCTGCGTCGATGGTGGCGGCTCCCTGCTCCTGGGCAATCTGCACTTCGGCGGCCTGCGCCCAGCCTGCGGCGTCCGGTGAAGTCTCCAGAGACGCCCCCGTTCTCAGCAAAGCGGACAACTGAGCACCGAACTGCCGCAGGGCGTGCAGGCGATAGCGCAGGGCGTCGCCGCAGTAGCTGTCCGAACCCGACAGCAGGAATGGGGCAAGGGCCGGGGCAAGAGCGTACTCGCATCGCTGACGGTCTTTCTCCCCGACCGGGCGACGGGTAACGATACCCATGCTCCATAGCAGGTCCAGCAGGTGGCGGGTATTTCCCGGCTCCAGACGGAGACACTGCGCCAAGCTATCAGCCGTCGCCGGACTCCTTAACGCCTCGAATACCCCGAGATGA is a genomic window containing:
- a CDS encoding methyltransferase, which codes for MNFDTIHPLQPCWDVVLASVKADALDTALHLGVFEALRSPATADSLAQCLRLEPGNTRHLLDLLWSMGIVTRRPVGEKDRQRCEYALAPALAPFLLSGSDSYCGDALRYRLHALRQFGAQLSALLRTGASLETSPDAAGWAQAAEVQIAQEQGAATIDAALACVRRLEGLSGGRRFLDLGGGPGKVAVALAQHFPEWQGVVFDLPATAAVAQQSIRRAGLEHRLESRGGDILHDGIGEGYDLIWCSSVLHFLPEVPKMLGKIRDALAPGGYFVSVHAELPSKQAAAARVMPYYLPLMMRGRQVWPHGALADLMRELGFESVSCDDLSYFPLAPAQVVIGRRGRS